The Vitis vinifera cultivar Pinot Noir 40024 chromosome 3, ASM3070453v1 region AAATGCCTTTTGGACTTGGATGATCAATGGTAAGAGACTCCTTAAGCTCTGCTCGACGATGGCAGGGATTGGCATCTTTAGTGGCATCAAAATCATAGCTATGTGAAGGGAGGAAAACATGAATCTGGGGGTACTCTAGAATAACTAAATTGGCAAATTGCTGTCTTATTGGAGCACTTATATCCAACTCATGGAAAGGTGACCTGGGGCCCTGCAGTGACATGGAAGGGTTAGATTTTGTTCAGAtagaattttttcttcttcccaaggggaaaaaatgttccaatactgtttttttttttttttttattttgcacaagagaaaaagaaataaatactaTAAAACGAGGAAAGTTATATACAAGGATATGCACAGATAGAAAAAATTTGAGTAGACATCAGGTAATGACTAGAGTTCAGGTGGGAACAGTAGAAAATTCTTTTCACAAGTAACATGGGTGCTGTAGGATTGAAGGCCAACACAAACCCAAATAGAAAATCCACCAATAACCCAATTCAGTCCCAAATGAGGATGCTCATTTCCcaaatccaagaaaaaaaaaatgaaaattcaggTATTTTGGTAGGGCCAGTTGGGGGACCATTATTTTATCCACCATAAACCATTATTTGAATTAGAGAGCCAAACTTTGTCATCCATCTAGACATACTAACTTACAAAGACTACATACAATAGTGATAGAAAGTATAATTTTTTGGTTGGCAATGCACCATGTGTTGCAAGTTGAGCAAATCCTAGCCTCTCAATTTCAAAGATTTCAACAGCAGTGCCAAACATAAATGGACCATCTCCAAAGAGGACAAACAATAAATTACGGTAAAAAAACAGTGGTCCAATTAACAAGTAGTCCAGGGATGATGAGCTATAACTCAGCTGGCGTTTTGGCTTTATGGCCTCAACACCAGCTCAATGCAATCTGACAATAAATCTGGGTTCAGCATAGTTGGATTCCCAAACAATTTGCACCACTTCCACAAGGGCCAAGTCAATCCATTAAGTTATATTTCTATGGAAACACAAGAAACCTTTTTAAGGCTTAAAATCGGTGCCACAGGTGTCTATAATCAACAAGTCAACAACTATCAATCaacaaggaaaaggaaatacCTTTGGATATTTACGAATGAAAAACTTGAGACAGTCCAGCTGCTCTGCACAGAACGGCTTGAGCTTATGATTCCATGGACCAGGCTTTAGATGCTTCTCAATTACAGATGAGAAGGTTGAGTTTTCATTTATCCTGTAATAACATTGAATTAATCAATGAAACATTAAAATTTGATAGAGTAAAAAGACTATTATAGAAGCTCTCCTGAAGATAAGAATAGGTAAGAGCGCTCACCCGTGATCGAGCAAAACAACATCTGTTGAATGAAACCGCCATTCAATTGTCCAAGTAATGCATTTAGATCTAGTAAAAAAGACATAAAAAGGTAATGTCAGGAACtgaaaaacaattctcaatctccactttttcaatttattaaaacaaaaaaaaaaaccaaaataaccGCCAAAGACAGTTCATTGAGTTCAAAAACTCCTCTGactactaatttttttaaataacagtTACATGGAAACAAAGCTAGAAAATGGGAACTCCATGTAAAATCATACCATAAAATGGAACTCCAttcaatttttagaattataaatcatatcaaattcaacCAACAAACAAACCATAAGTAGACATGTAGTAATCTTCCTTAAAACAAAAGACAACTGGTCGTTCTCATGAATACATAATTACCTTTGGTTGTattgagatttatttttttccctctttgaCATTCCACTGGGGAGAAATAGGAGTTTCGTCCTGCGACTTCCTGCAGCATTCCTAAGGCCTCGAAGATGGTATGGAAACTTAAGCTGAGAATACCCGCACAGTTTAACTCTCCTTCTTTGAGCAGATTCTGCAACACTCTTCACTTCCTCGAGCAAATTGTAATCTaccaaaaaaaattcctttttcttttaaactgaAAATTG contains the following coding sequences:
- the LOC100266130 gene encoding uncharacterized protein LOC100266130 yields the protein MEEQTAQNPRHPPLCQECKLNPSKYTCPGCSVRSCSLPCVKAHKQQTGCTGKRQQTQFVPLSQFDDTLLLSDYNLLEEVKSVAESAQRRRVKLCGYSQLKFPYHLRGLRNAAGSRRTKLLFLPSGMSKREKNKSQYNQRSKCITWTIEWRFHSTDVVLLDHGINENSTFSSVIEKHLKPGPWNHKLKPFCAEQLDCLKFFIRKYPKGPRSPFHELDISAPIRQQFANLVILEYPQIHVFLPSHSYDFDATKDANPCHRRAELKESLTIDHPSPKGISFREEEIEEHGGSLDSQVLDLMQHVKSTQANKPQSSPQKKEPSENIDFDFEQGLLDVYSDIIAQINPDDFLDWEGDFSKEVKSEEGMDCSDFGGVFPVEELEEGEIPGC